One genomic segment of Thermodesulfobacterium sp. TA1 includes these proteins:
- a CDS encoding molybdopterin biosynthesis protein, whose protein sequence is MGKKVFHEVLSLTEAINRLIKVFKQKVVYPLEAEKIKVKEALGRVTAEPVFAKWSSPYFHSAAMDGYAVRSKDTFTATEKDPVPLKIGTQAVWIETGDPLPEGFDTVIPIEEVNLKGDSIEIYKAYPPYHDVRPVGEDIVATEMIIPENHFIRPFEVGAMLASGILEVLVRRKPKVGVIPTGSELIPPEEAEKEGLTPPFLIEYNSSVLKGLLEQDGAEVKVYPIAKDEEHSIKSAIEKALEENDLVLLNAGSGYGKEDFTYKVLNDLGEIIINGVAIKPGKPFIAAFCKDKPVLGIPGYPVSAIFCYQLFVRPLLELYLGTSLTKEEKIKGLLSRQLASPVGVDEFVRVKVGKVGDKYIVSPLGRGAGLLMSVVRADGYLWIPAGSEGLSPGKEVEVFLWRNKKEIDYTLVCIGSHDNTLDIVYNFLRKRYPHISLSSAHVGSMGGLIAIKKREAHLAGTHLLDEATGEYNVPFIKKILPERPVVLINLVYRVQGFIVKKGNPKNILSFSDLTREDVVFINRQAGSGTRLLLDKHLKDLGIDPSQIRGYDQDEYTHMGIAQAVASGRADVGLGIYAAAKALDLDFIPVAEERYDIVIPKEFLDLEIIQAFLDIVRHDEGFRNMVLSLGGYDVRDMGKVMYES, encoded by the coding sequence ATGGGGAAAAAAGTTTTTCATGAGGTATTAAGTCTTACTGAGGCTATTAATAGGTTGATTAAAGTTTTTAAACAAAAGGTAGTTTATCCTCTTGAGGCTGAGAAGATAAAAGTAAAAGAGGCGTTAGGTAGGGTTACTGCTGAGCCTGTTTTTGCTAAGTGGTCGTCTCCTTATTTTCATTCGGCTGCGATGGATGGTTATGCAGTTAGGTCTAAGGATACTTTTACTGCTACAGAAAAAGACCCGGTGCCCCTAAAAATAGGGACTCAGGCTGTTTGGATAGAAACAGGAGACCCTTTACCTGAAGGGTTTGACACGGTTATTCCTATAGAAGAAGTAAATTTAAAAGGAGATTCTATAGAAATATACAAGGCTTATCCACCTTATCATGACGTTCGTCCTGTTGGGGAAGACATCGTGGCTACGGAGATGATCATTCCTGAAAATCATTTTATAAGGCCCTTTGAAGTGGGGGCTATGCTTGCAAGTGGGATATTAGAGGTTTTGGTAAGAAGAAAACCTAAGGTAGGCGTTATTCCTACTGGGTCTGAGTTAATTCCTCCTGAAGAAGCTGAAAAAGAGGGGCTCACCCCCCCATTTCTTATAGAGTATAATTCTTCGGTTTTAAAAGGGCTTTTAGAACAAGATGGGGCAGAGGTTAAGGTTTATCCTATAGCTAAAGATGAAGAACATTCTATAAAGTCTGCTATAGAAAAAGCTTTAGAAGAAAACGATTTAGTACTTTTAAACGCTGGATCAGGTTATGGAAAAGAAGACTTTACTTACAAGGTTCTAAACGATTTAGGGGAGATAATAATAAACGGTGTAGCCATCAAGCCTGGCAAACCTTTTATCGCAGCCTTTTGTAAAGATAAACCGGTTTTAGGAATACCAGGTTATCCTGTATCGGCTATTTTTTGTTATCAGCTTTTTGTAAGGCCCCTTCTTGAGCTTTATCTGGGAACTTCTCTTACCAAAGAAGAAAAAATAAAAGGGCTTCTTTCCCGTCAGCTTGCATCTCCTGTTGGGGTAGATGAGTTTGTGAGGGTTAAAGTGGGTAAAGTAGGAGATAAATACATAGTTTCTCCTTTAGGGAGAGGGGCTGGACTTCTTATGTCGGTGGTTAGAGCAGATGGTTATCTTTGGATACCTGCAGGTTCTGAAGGATTGTCTCCTGGCAAAGAGGTAGAGGTGTTTCTTTGGAGAAACAAAAAAGAGATAGACTATACCTTGGTATGTATAGGTAGCCATGACAATACCTTAGATATAGTCTACAACTTTTTGCGGAAAAGATATCCGCATATTTCTCTATCCTCAGCCCATGTAGGCTCTATGGGAGGACTAATAGCTATTAAAAAGAGAGAAGCCCATCTTGCAGGAACCCATCTCTTAGACGAGGCTACCGGAGAATATAACGTACCTTTTATAAAGAAAATTTTACCAGAACGTCCGGTAGTACTGATAAACCTTGTATACAGAGTGCAAGGGTTTATCGTAAAAAAGGGGAATCCTAAAAATATTCTCAGTTTTTCTGACCTTACACGAGAGGATGTGGTTTTCATCAATAGACAGGCTGGTTCCGGAACAAGGCTTCTATTGGATAAGCATCTAAAAGACCTTGGTATAGACCCCTCTCAGATAAGAGGTTATGACCAAGACGAGTATACACATATGGGGATTGCACAGGCGGTTGCCAGTGGAAGGGCAGATGTAGGGCTTGGTATTTATGCAGCGGCTAAGGCTCTGGATTTAGATTTTATCCCCGTTGCCGAAGAACGCTATGATATAGTTATTCCCAAAGAGTTTTTAGATTTGGAAATAATCCAGGCTTTTTTAGATATTGTAAGACACGATGAAGGGTTTAGAAATATGGTTTTAAGTCTTGGTGGTTATGATGTAAGGGATATGGGAAAAGTTATGTATGAAAGTTAA
- a CDS encoding phenylacetate--CoA ligase family protein, with the protein MEVNFWDQKAETLPQEELRVLQLEKLKKVIRLVYERVPHYRKKFEEAKVKPEDIKSLEDVVRLPFTTKEDLFVDYPYGLLAVPLEEVVRLHTSSGTTGKPKALFFTKKDIDAQAELIARALVMTGTTRGDVLQNSMTYGLFTGALVMHYGAEKVGVLVIPAGPGNTERQIELMKTFGTTCFHMTPSYALYVASVLLNKGIDPKKDLNLKRAYLGAEPYTEETRKKIEELLRIDVYNCYGLSEMGGPGVGFECVFKQGLHIWEDAFLAEIVNPETGEPVKEGEVGELVLTSLNREGMPLIRYRTRDLTFFYTEPCSCGRTHRRISRILGRADDMFIVRGVNIFPQQIEAVLMGIKGVAQNYQIVLENYDEMVVRVEIDREFFDGRIERLLKLKEEIIEKLREAILVKPKVELLEPGTLPVSEGKAKRVIDKRTL; encoded by the coding sequence GTGGAGGTAAACTTTTGGGACCAAAAAGCAGAAACTTTACCTCAGGAAGAGTTAAGGGTGCTTCAGTTAGAGAAACTTAAAAAAGTGATAAGGTTAGTTTATGAGAGGGTACCCCATTACCGTAAAAAATTTGAAGAAGCCAAGGTAAAACCTGAAGATATAAAAAGTTTAGAGGATGTGGTGCGTTTACCTTTTACTACTAAAGAAGACCTTTTTGTAGACTATCCTTATGGCCTTTTAGCTGTGCCTTTAGAAGAGGTGGTGAGATTACACACCTCAAGTGGGACTACTGGAAAACCCAAGGCTTTATTTTTTACCAAAAAAGACATAGACGCCCAGGCAGAGTTGATAGCAAGGGCCTTGGTGATGACAGGAACTACCAGAGGCGATGTCCTTCAGAATTCTATGACCTATGGTCTCTTTACCGGAGCTTTGGTGATGCATTATGGAGCTGAAAAGGTAGGGGTTTTGGTAATACCTGCTGGGCCGGGGAACACAGAAAGGCAGATAGAACTTATGAAGACCTTTGGGACCACCTGTTTTCATATGACCCCCAGCTATGCCCTTTATGTAGCCTCGGTGCTTCTAAACAAAGGAATAGATCCTAAAAAAGATTTAAACCTTAAAAGGGCATACTTAGGGGCAGAACCTTATACTGAGGAAACCAGAAAGAAGATAGAGGAACTTTTAAGGATAGACGTTTACAACTGCTATGGGTTGTCTGAAATGGGAGGTCCTGGGGTAGGGTTTGAGTGTGTGTTTAAACAGGGTCTTCATATCTGGGAGGATGCCTTTTTGGCAGAAATAGTCAACCCTGAAACAGGAGAGCCTGTTAAAGAAGGCGAGGTGGGAGAGCTGGTTTTAACCTCACTTAACCGTGAAGGAATGCCGCTTATTCGTTATCGTACAAGGGACCTTACCTTCTTTTACACAGAACCTTGTTCCTGTGGAAGGACCCATAGAAGAATAAGTAGGATTTTAGGAAGGGCAGACGACATGTTTATCGTCAGAGGGGTAAACATCTTTCCGCAGCAAATAGAGGCGGTTTTGATGGGTATCAAAGGGGTAGCGCAAAACTATCAGATCGTCCTTGAAAACTATGATGAGATGGTAGTAAGGGTAGAGATAGACCGAGAGTTTTTCGACGGAAGAATAGAAAGACTGCTTAAACTTAAAGAAGAAATTATAGAAAAACTGAGAGAGGCTATACTGGTAAAGCCTAAAGTAGAGTTGTTAGAACCTGGGACCTTGCCTGTAAGTGAGGGTAAAGCCAAAAGGGTAATAGATAAAAGAACCTTATAA